The genome window TCATCGCGGGGCCAGAGGCGGCTAGGTACTCGGTGTCCCGGAACATGCACAGTCGCATTGCAGGTTGGCACCGAACGGTAGAGCTGTTCCTCATTGACGCAAGCGGAAAGCTTGAAGTTTGGGAGTCTGAGATGGTCCTCAACGAGATATTGCAAGAAACTAGAATCAGTTCTGGTGAGAGCTTTCATCTTTAAAAATTATTGCGGTGTATAAGTTAGTAGATGAGAAAATCGAATGGTAAGGAACGTCCGGGGCTATCATCCGAAGGTCTCATTATTTTCCAAATTTGTGGTGCTGTAGTATAAGTGCAGAACTGCTCAGTCGGAGCGGCCGAGCTGCAGCATCAAGATCTGGCACTCGGTTCAGGGCTGTTTTCCCGAGCCCAGTAAAATAAGGCCTATCGGTCTTGCATTAGAGACGGCCGTGCAGTACTCCTCATTCAGACGCCAGGATTTGGTACCAAGCCCAGCCCGTGAGGTCGATCCATTTCAGAGGCTAGAGTAGGTTCGGCCCGTGAGGATCGCAAGTAATGAACCCATGCTATAGGTATGCAGGCCCCAAGGTAGTTTACTTTTAGCAGCCAAAAGTATGTATACAGACACTTTCCTCCTCCAGCAGATTCAGATCTGAGGTATCTGTAAGGCTTTTGTCACATCATCTGAAAAAGAGCCGATCTGTTCATGCAACGGCCAATGTATACGGCCTGAACATTTTTCAAGAAGTACGATTACTTCCTCCATCTCAAAGCCACCAGTTATATTGATCGAGGCAGATGCCTTGCTTAAACACCCGGCTGGTTGATATACCAAACCCAAAACCACCTTCCCTGTAACCTGAGATTCCCGCCCGGCCGCGCAGGGCCGTTAAAACCCCCGCGCGTCCATGCCCCATCCGCTCCTCCCTCTACGAGGTTAACCAGGCAGCCATCCAGCCAGTTAACCTCTCTTGCCCATTTTGTTGCCGCTGCTCGCGAGTCGGCAACTCGGTTGGCCGTCCTCCTCGCTTCTCGCCGGCCGATCGAGAGCTCGGTGGATAGATAGCTAGGCCGCTGCAGCCATGGCGCACGGGATCATCGGAAGCTACCACCACTCCGTCGTGGCCATGCTCGCGCACGTGCTGTTCCTGACCACCGCCGTCCTCATGCTCGTCTGGCTGCTGCATTACCGGGGCGGCATCAACATACGGTCCGAGGACCCCGACCAGATTTTCAATGTACGATTTACTTTCTTCTCCTCGTGCCTCGTTGTTCGGTTGGGAATCATCTCTCGACTTATTGGATAATCATACTAGTTCTGACGTTTGTTCGATCCAAGGATTCGTGAGGGTCTTTCGCACTTTCGGATTAACCATGACATTATTTTGCTCCCTTTGTGATGCGTTATTTGCAGGTCCATCCATTTGTGATGAGCTGGGGGTTCATTCTTCTTATTGGAGAAGGTATGTCCAACTCCAACCCAATATTGCTCAAAGCTTATCACATGATCATTGAACCAGGGTACCAGCTGCATACGAACTATCCTAGCTGAAACTTTAGAGGCTATATATGTTTGTTCGATGCGACGTCACAGAAGAACCATTGCCGAAAGCCCCTGAAGATGTAGTAGTTGTCGTTTTCGATGTCGAAATGGGCCATCATTCCCTTGGTAGCCCCTGAAGATGTACTAGTGTAGTAGTATACTTTAGACCTGCAGATGATACGTGGATCGTGGTACTTTTCCTGAGAGGAGGTAGAGCTTAGGACTAATACTGGGGTTTGGTGGCTGCAAAAGAACCGGACCCGCCAATCGTTAAGTGACAATCACTGTGTTCGGTGCGTGCCTTAGCACGGGTTAAGTCGTATTTTTTTACCTATAATGACCATTCTGATTGCTACGTTTTCCTGCCAATCTGAACTTAGCAACTGTACCATGATCATTTCCCCATAAAGATTGCAGACACGAAAGTTCAGTTCAAGTACTGCGTCCTGAAAATGTGTACGCCCTGCTGAAAATGGAAATGCTTCATGAACAACATACTACTACGTATGCTGAGAATGCAAATTTAAATTTGCAGCTATCCTGGCGTACTCTACGATCCCGATGGACCACCGGACGCAGAAGATGGCGCACATGCTGATCCACCTGGTGGGCCTCATCCTGGGTAGCTTCGGCGTGTACGCGGCGTTCAAGTTCCACGACGCGGTCGTGGCGCCGGACCTGGTGAGCCTCCACTCGTGGCTCGGCATCACCGCCATCTCCCTCTTCGGCCTGCAGTGGCTGTTCGGCTTCGTCACGTTCTGGCTCCCCGGCGCCGCGCATGACCGGACGCGGGCCGCCGCGGTGCCCGTGCACGTCATGGCCGGGCTCGCCATCTTCCTGCTGGCCGTGTGCGCGGCGCAGACGGGGCTCGTCCAGAAGAGCGCCGGGGCCGCGTCCACCGGCGAGACCAAGCTCATCAACGTCACGGGGGTGTTCATCCTCCTCTACGGGGTCGCCGTTGTGTCCGTAGTCGCGCTGCGCAAGGAGTTCTTGTAGGCGGCGCGCCGGCTGGAGTGCGCATTTCTTTGATCGATCTGGCTGGCCTTCACCGTTGATGACACGGTTGGTATTGATTTGTACATGCAAAGTGAGCTTGGGTGGTTTGCGTGGTGATGGTGTGCATAATGTGTGAGTTTTCAGCGACATTTGTATTCGATGCCTTCATCGAGACCTTCCAAAAAGCATCTGTGTTTGTCACTCGTGATTGCTTCCAACATCTGGCTCGAATAGCGTCCGCTTCGAAATTCCAATCCCAAGCAAACGAATGGGCCGAGCAAAGCGCAGAAGCCTTCTGGCCCGGAAAAAACTTCTCGATCCTGTAAAACCCGATAGGCTGTGGCCCATAGATAATCCGACCCAATAGGCATAAATAAGTGTGTTCACATGTGTCGGTATTATATTATTACTAGCTATAAAAATTGAATACAATAACATCAAGTGCTAACTAGGTGTATAGAGATGTGAATGTATCACAGGAGCTTTGCCGAAAGAATACGTTGGGAGTGATGCTgtaatttgatttcagatgaaattatttgctaaattttctcttaattttttcttcaattatttttattattaaaatggatcacatatatatatccaGTAACGATACGGAGAGACTACAGAATGAGAATATAcggtaaaaatagataaattatttaaattttatgagtttttattagatggaaggagaatagaaaaaaaatgatatgaatcaatttgtgttttatatagtagagatattCTTTATGCTGACATCTCTTCATTTGGTGTCCCACCGCACGAGAACTAAGAGCGTACGTCGGCTTTCACACGTTAGGACTAGGAGATCGGCAAAGCGCGTAATTATCCCCACGTTGACAAAATTATGCGACTAATGTCGTGCTTGATAATGCAAAGGAGGAAAGGGGGTTCCACTGAAAGCGAAGAGGGCGAAGGCGGGAATACCACCGCTCTTCTAGAACGTTGACACCTTAGACATGCTAATGCGGCCAACTAACGTTACAAAAATACTTATGCCAGTGTGCCTGCAGGCAGCAGGTTGTCAGAATACACAGTGGCTTGGCAAGTGGTCTTCGCCGAGCTCCAC of Phragmites australis chromosome 3, lpPhrAust1.1, whole genome shotgun sequence contains these proteins:
- the LOC133911219 gene encoding probable transmembrane ascorbate ferrireductase 3, which gives rise to MAHGIIGSYHHSVVAMLAHVLFLTTAVLMLVWLLHYRGGINIRSEDPDQIFNVHPFVMSWGFILLIGEAILAYSTIPMDHRTQKMAHMLIHLVGLILGSFGVYAAFKFHDAVVAPDLVSLHSWLGITAISLFGLQWLFGFVTFWLPGAAHDRTRAAAVPVHVMAGLAIFLLAVCAAQTGLVQKSAGAASTGETKLINVTGVFILLYGVAVVSVVALRKEFL